The proteins below come from a single Streptomyces sp. MRC013 genomic window:
- a CDS encoding alpha/beta fold hydrolase, giving the protein MLFDFTHDHDGERLSGVYGGDPSKATAVVLHGTGTGSMERLLPLVREFAARGCRGIAFDFTGHGESTGKLGGLSLRRRFEQAVAVIDAYAGGDGPLVLVGFSMSGQTVADLVRHYGDRVAALGMCAPAVYAAEAWDVPFGDGNGRFGGIARRPDSRREAPALEVLRAYEGRAVLAVPGTDTVIPAAVTESVQDALAARAQYTRFDLPDARHQLGMWFRDNSDDRREFVETVLTGLDDRGWSATRAWVAEQLGRGRTVADSHLLSGGWSSQMRRLTLDDGTAVVQRTFVKPFFRRHGPGLLAREASTLALFAGQEGIPAPDFIAVDATAEHCDHPTLLMSALPGRVRVDEDDLDRRLDLLAAQLVRIHGVVPAERPRTYQAWTSPGRVRTPDGPLWERAVDVIRRDPPPYEGCFLHRDFHPGNVLFTGTGPTLRISGVVDWVETSWGPADLDVARCSTALALLHGPAYGLGFRERYEAHGGRDLADGPDHLYWRLLDALHHCPDAAKLAGPWRDLGRDDLTSAVLGERLEAYVDGLLRRYGGERSR; this is encoded by the coding sequence ATGCTCTTCGACTTCACACACGACCACGACGGTGAACGGCTCAGCGGTGTGTACGGCGGTGACCCTTCCAAGGCCACCGCCGTGGTGCTGCACGGCACGGGCACCGGCAGCATGGAGCGACTACTCCCGCTGGTGCGGGAGTTCGCGGCCCGGGGCTGTCGCGGGATCGCCTTCGACTTCACCGGGCACGGCGAAAGCACCGGAAAGCTCGGCGGGTTAAGCCTGCGACGACGGTTCGAGCAGGCTGTCGCAGTGATCGACGCGTATGCGGGAGGGGACGGGCCGCTGGTCCTGGTGGGGTTCAGCATGAGCGGCCAGACGGTGGCCGATCTCGTCCGGCACTACGGGGACCGGGTGGCCGCACTGGGGATGTGCGCGCCCGCCGTGTACGCCGCCGAGGCGTGGGACGTGCCCTTCGGGGACGGGAACGGCCGGTTCGGCGGGATCGCCCGGCGGCCGGACAGCCGGCGGGAAGCGCCCGCGCTTGAGGTGTTGCGGGCGTACGAAGGCCGGGCGGTGCTCGCCGTTCCGGGCACGGACACGGTGATCCCGGCCGCGGTGACCGAGTCCGTACAGGACGCGCTGGCAGCGCGCGCCCAGTACACGCGGTTCGACCTTCCGGACGCGCGGCACCAGCTGGGAATGTGGTTCCGCGACAACAGCGACGACCGACGGGAATTCGTCGAGACGGTGCTGACCGGCCTGGACGACCGCGGCTGGTCGGCCACGCGCGCGTGGGTGGCCGAGCAGCTCGGCCGCGGCCGCACGGTCGCCGACTCGCACCTGCTGTCCGGCGGCTGGAGCTCCCAGATGCGCCGACTCACGCTCGACGACGGCACGGCCGTGGTGCAACGCACCTTCGTGAAACCGTTCTTCCGCCGCCACGGACCCGGCCTGCTGGCCCGCGAGGCGTCCACCCTGGCGCTGTTCGCCGGGCAGGAGGGCATCCCGGCGCCCGATTTCATCGCCGTGGACGCCACGGCCGAACACTGCGACCACCCGACCCTGTTGATGTCCGCGCTGCCGGGCCGCGTCCGCGTCGACGAGGACGACCTCGACCGGCGTCTGGACCTGCTCGCGGCTCAGCTGGTCCGCATCCACGGCGTCGTACCGGCCGAACGACCGCGCACCTACCAGGCGTGGACGTCCCCGGGCCGCGTCCGCACCCCGGACGGCCCGCTGTGGGAGCGGGCCGTGGACGTGATCCGCCGCGACCCGCCACCGTACGAAGGCTGCTTCCTCCACCGCGACTTCCACCCCGGGAACGTGCTCTTCACGGGAACCGGGCCCACGCTGCGGATCAGCGGTGTCGTGGACTGGGTCGAGACCTCGTGGGGACCCGCCGACCTGGACGTGGCGCGCTGCTCGACCGCGCTCGCGCTGCTGCACGGGCCGGCGTACGGGCTGGGCTTCCGCGAGCGGTACGAGGCGCACGGCGGCCGCGACCTCGCCGACGGCCCCGACCACCTGTACTGGCGGCTGCTCGACGCCCTGCACCACTGCCCCGACGCGGCGAAGCTGGCCGGGCCGTGGCGTGACCTGGGGCGAGACGATCTGACATCCGCGGTGCTGGGAGAACGGCTGGAGGCGTACGTGGACGGACTGCTGCGACGATACGGCGGTGAACGTTCCCGGTGA